One region of Catenuloplanes indicus genomic DNA includes:
- a CDS encoding substrate-binding domain-containing protein — translation MKALRTIALLVSVILVAVVAWAVVRRATASGDAPAAAGCAGARTRVTGVIGSEKTPYLNDPRVLSRLSCLGLTLVVDAKGSRDMVNTLSDDAHPYDFAFPSSASTAERIQQLRGVNDTYKPFSSVMVVATWKPVVTMLRGAGVVTTVQDRPVVDVDALVGLARAGTRWNQLKGNESSPNNKVVLLRTTDPKDSGSAIQFVSLASAALNGDRPVSSAADVAKVMPDMCRLMAYQGTKEETSQDLFEQYLSDGPARSPLALVYEQQFLDTTSAITVPRDGEHVMLFPNPTVYARHTVVPFTDAGDRLGRALDTDENLQALAAEYGFRLDGRALTDRPEPPVVQEPPEYALLESMLSELEANPSFDDTTGKCAK, via the coding sequence ATGAAGGCGCTGCGGACGATCGCGCTGCTGGTCAGCGTGATACTGGTGGCGGTGGTCGCGTGGGCCGTGGTCCGGCGTGCCACCGCGTCCGGCGACGCACCGGCGGCCGCGGGCTGCGCCGGTGCGCGGACCCGGGTGACCGGCGTGATCGGGTCGGAGAAGACGCCGTACCTGAACGATCCCCGCGTCCTGTCCCGGCTGTCCTGCCTGGGGCTGACGCTGGTGGTCGACGCCAAGGGCTCGCGCGACATGGTGAACACGCTGTCCGACGACGCACACCCGTACGACTTCGCGTTCCCGTCCAGCGCGTCCACCGCGGAGCGGATCCAGCAGCTGCGCGGCGTCAACGACACGTACAAGCCGTTCTCGTCCGTGATGGTGGTCGCCACCTGGAAGCCGGTGGTGACCATGCTGAGGGGCGCGGGCGTGGTCACCACCGTGCAGGACCGGCCGGTCGTGGACGTGGACGCGCTGGTCGGGCTGGCCCGCGCCGGCACCCGGTGGAACCAGCTCAAGGGCAACGAGAGCTCGCCGAACAACAAGGTCGTCCTGCTGCGCACCACCGACCCGAAGGACTCCGGCTCCGCGATCCAGTTCGTCTCGCTGGCGTCCGCGGCACTGAACGGGGACCGGCCGGTCTCGTCCGCGGCCGACGTCGCGAAGGTCATGCCGGACATGTGCCGGCTGATGGCGTACCAGGGGACGAAGGAGGAAACCAGCCAGGACCTGTTCGAGCAGTACCTCAGCGACGGACCGGCCCGCTCCCCGCTCGCCCTCGTCTACGAGCAACAGTTCCTGGACACCACGTCCGCGATCACGGTGCCGCGGGACGGCGAGCACGTGATGCTGTTCCCGAACCCGACCGTCTACGCCCGGCACACGGTCGTGCCGTTCACCGACGCCGGCGACCGGCTCGGCCGCGCGCTCGACACCGACGAGAATCTGCAGGCCCTGGCCGCGGAGTACGGCTTCCGCCTGGACGGCCGGGCGCTGACCGACCGGCCGGAGCCGCCGGTGGTGCAGGAGCCGCCGGAGTACGCGCTGCTCGAGTCGATGCTGTCCGAGCTGGAGGCGAACCCCTCGTTCGACGACACCACCGGGAAGTGTGCGAAATGA